AAATACTCATCAATCGTCAATTTATATTCGAAAAACAACGCATCATCTATCGGCACCAACCAATCAGCCCGTTTTGATTCATCCGCCGTGCTCTCCGTGCCCTCAGTGGTAATAATGCTTCCCTTTTCGTGAATTATGCGCCTTTTCTCGGCTAAATTCCCTTTTTTGCACTCATCTCCATGCAAATCCTTAGCTTCACCAGCAAAAAATCCCCGCATTTTCACCTTTTCCGCCTCAATACGCTCGTGCACACTCGTATAAACCGAATCTTCCAGCGATTCCGCCATTTTTGCCCGCACCGGATTCAAATCAACATACGCCATACACGTCAACACTGCCGATTCGTCCAATAAACGCTGACATTTAAATCGCCCCTCCCAGAAATGCCCCTTGCATTCATCTTCTTTGTTCGATTTACGCGCAATAAACTCATTAATCGACCGC
This window of the Spartobacteria bacterium genome carries:
- a CDS encoding transposase, encoding MTLARREIIDYGESGTYHCISRCVRRAFLCGVDVWTGKSYEYRRDWVRDRLKAMSEAFAVDILAFSVMSNHFHVVLRNDVDREKGWTDDEVVRRWLNVFPKRHVTPDGVVYETRPEDIAQILAEEGRVSVLRDRLSDISWFMRSINEFIARKSNKEDECKGHFWEGRFKCQRLLDESAVLTCMAYVDLNPVRAKMAESLEDSVYTSVHERIEAEKVKMRGFFAGEAKDLHGDECKKGNLAEKRRIIHEKGSIITTEGTESTADESKRADWLVPIDDALFFEYKLTIDEY